From a single Aspergillus puulaauensis MK2 DNA, chromosome 2, nearly complete sequence genomic region:
- a CDS encoding putative importin beta-4 subunit (COG:U,Y;~EggNog:ENOG410PFYX;~InterPro:IPR016024,IPR021133,IPR034085,IPR040122, IPR001494;~PFAM:PF13513,PF03810;~go_function: GO:0008536 - Ran GTPase binding [Evidence IEA];~go_process: GO:0006606 - protein import into nucleus [Evidence IEA];~go_process: GO:0006886 - intracellular protein transport [Evidence IEA]), translated as MDQQRFLQQLQIVLNPTQGNVKEATGILQREYYKHPESLVLLIQVATGHDDAQLRQLAAVEARSLVSKHWVKVQGDQKPAIREQLLRSGVSEANDLVRHSVARVISAVAKVDLEDGQWADLPNFLIRAADTGNKDERGVSLYILFTILETLGEGFEEKFQELFTLFGKTIRDAESADVRINTLLALSKLAMYLDSAENMAPVKAFQDLVPSMVAVLKDAIDQQEDDRIMQAFEVFQTILGFDPALLTVHLKDLVVFMNDIAANTEIDPDTRTQAISFLMQTVQYRKLKIQGMRLGEQLARTALQIVTELGDASPNDDDITPARSALGLLDMLAQSLPPSQVVVPLLQALGQYFNNSNPDYRRAGIMSLGMVVEGAPDFISTQMKEIMPMVLQLLADGELKVRQASLHAVARLADDLTEDLNREHEKLMPLLFKNLASAMQESKGEEEGPTVDIMKAGLSAIDAVVDGLDEKEVAPYQNELVPILHQLFKHPNFRIKGLSAGALGSLASSSGDAFLPFFDDSMHLLQEFAAVKDSEEELDLRASVTDAMGEMAAAAGPERYQPYVEPLMRATEEALHLGHPRLKESTYIFWGAMAKVYGEHFATFLEGAVKGLFNCLEQDDDDLELSLGDAAKDLIGQEVTVAGRKVKVASAEDDDDEPVGEDGEIEDVDVDEDEDDWDDITATTPLALEKEIAIEIIGDLVTHSRSAYLPYFEKTVEMVMPLADHPYEGVRKATISTMHRSYAMLFSIAEETEQMAKWQPGLPLKAQPAKEVQKFGEILMTATIKMWTEEDDRSTVADINRNMAENLRFCGPALIANETTLHNVIQMITDIITKKHPCQLEFTEDDEEASEETSEFDWIVVDTALDVVSGMAAALGESFAELWKVFEKTVLRYAGSTESIERATAVGVLAECISGMGGAATQFTPSFLKLLVHRLSDEDPQTKSNAAYAVGRLVENSDSNELIKEFPTILSRLEQLLHQDVSRLQDNATGCLSRMILKHREAVPIKDVLPVLVGILPLKNDYEENDPLYHMICQLYKWEDATVRELTPQFLPIFQSVLLGDADQLEDERRTELTELVKWLNQMQPGAAPWAEQL; from the exons ATGGATCAGCAACggtttctgcagcagctccagaTCGTTCTTAACC CTACCCAGGGTAACGTGAAGGAGGCTACCGGAATCCTTCAACGCGAGTACTACAAGCATCCCGAATCGcttgtcctcctcatccaggtTGCAACCGGTCACGATGATGCTCAGCTGAGGCAGCTCGCTGCTGTCGAGGCCCGGTCTCTGGTCAGCAAGCACTGGGTTAAGGTGCAGGGAGACCAGAAGCCCGCCATCAGGGAACAGCTTCTGCGCTCCGGCGTCAGCGAGGCCAATGACCTCGTCCGCCACTCCGTCGCCCGTGTTATCTCTGCCGTTGCCAAGGTTGACTTGGAGGATGGCCAGTGGGCTGATCTGCCCAACTTCCTCATCCGCGCTGCCGACACTGGAAACAAGGATGAGCGTGGCGTGTCTCTGTACATCCTGTTCACCATTCTTGAGACCTTGGGAGAGGGCTTCGAGGAGAAGTTCCAAGAGCTGTTCACCCTGTTCGGCAAGACCATTCGTGACGCTGAGAGCGCGGATGTCCGCATCAACACCCTCCTTGCCCTGAGCAAGCTGGCTATGTATCTCGACTCTGCCGAGAACATGGCCCCTGTAAAGGCTTTCCAGGACCTCGTTCCCTCAATGGTCGCCGTCCTCAAGGACGCCATCGACCAGCAGGAGGACGACCGCATCATGCAGGCTTTCGAGGTCTTCCAGACGATCCTCGGTTTCGACCCCGCTCTTTTGACTGTTCACCTGAAGGATCTCGTTGTCTTCATGAACGACATTGCTGCCAACACTGAAATCGACCCCGACACCCGTACCCAGGCTATCAGCTTCCTGATGCAGACCGTTCAGTACCGTAAGCTCAAGATCCAGGGTATGCGTCTCGGTGAGCAGCTCGCCCGCACCGCTCTGCAGATCGTCACTGAACTTGGCGACGCCTCGCCCAACGATGACGATATCACCCCCGCGCGCTCTgctcttggtcttcttgacATGCTGGCTCAGAGCCTTCCTCCAAGTCAGGTTGTTGTTCCCCTGCTCCAGGCCCTCGGCCAGTACTTCAACAACTCGAACCCTGACTACCGCCGTGCCGGTATCATGTCGTTGGGCATGGTGGTCGAGGGTGCCCCCGATTTCATCAGCACTCAAATGAAGGAGATCATGCCCatggttcttcagcttcttgccGATGGTGAGCTCAAGGTTCGCCAGGCTTCTCTCCACGCCGTTGCCCGGTTGGCCGATGACCTTACCGAGGACCTCAACCGCGAGCACGAGAAGCTCatgcctcttctcttcaagAACCTTGCCAGCGCCATGCAGGAGTccaagggcgaggaggaaggtcCTACCGTCGACATCATGAAGGCTGGTCTGAGTGCCATTGATGCTGTCGTCGATGGCCTcgacgagaaggaggttgCTCCTTACCAGAACGAGCTTGTCCCTATCCTTCACCAGCTCTTCAAGCACCCCAACTTCAGAATCAAGGGTCTCTCTGCCGGTGCTCTTGGCTCCCTTGCCTCTTCCTCTGGTGATGCCTTCCTGCCATTCTTCGACGACTCCATGCATCTGCTCCAGGAGTTTGCTGCCGTCAAGGACAGCGAGGAAGAACTTGACCTTCGTGCTAGCGTTACCGACGCTATGGGTGAGATGGCTGCTGCCGCTGGCCCTGAGCGCTACCAGCCTTACGTTGAGCCCCTTATGCGTGCTACTGAGGAGGCTCTCCACCTCGGCCATCCCCGTCTGAAGGAGAGCACATACATCTTCTGGGGTGCCATGGCCAAGGTGTACGGTGAGCACTTTGCTACCTTCCTTGAGGGTGCTGTGAAGGGCTTGTTCAACTGCCTTGAgcaggatgacgatgacctTGAGCTTTCTCTTGGTGATGCTGCTAAGGATCTCATTGGCCAGGAGGTGACCGTTGCCGGCCGCAAGGTTAAGGTTGCCAGcgccgaagacgatgacgacgagcCCGTTggcgaggacggcgagaTCGAAgacgttgacgttgacgaggatgaggatgactgGGACGATATCACCGCTACCACTCCTCTGGCtcttgagaaggagattgccATTGAGATCATCGGTGACCTTGTTACCCACTCTCGCAGCGCCTACCTTCCCTACTTTGAGAAGACCGTCGAGATGGTTATGCCCCTTGCCGACCACCCTTATGAGGGTGTCCGTAAGGCTACTATCAGCACCATGCACCGCTCCTACGCCATGCTCTTCTCCATTGCTGAGGAGACTGAGCAAATGGCTAAGTGGCAGCCCGGTCTTCCTCTGAAGGCTCAGCCCGCCAAGGAGGTGCAGAAGTTCGGCGAGATCCTCATGACCGCCACCATCAAGATGTGGACTGAAGAAGATGACCG ATCTACCGTTGCCGATATCAACCGCAACATGGCAGAGAACCTCCGATTCTGCGGTCCTGCTCTGATTGCCAACGAGACCACCCTTCACAACGTCATCCAGATGATCACCGACATCATCACCAAGAAGCACCCTTGCCAGCTTGAATTCactgaggatgatgaggaggccAGCGAGGAGACTTCCGAGTTCGATTGGATCGTTGTTGACACCGCTCTCGATGTGGTCTCTGGtatggctgctgctcttggtgAAAGCTTTGCCGAGCTCTGGAAGGTCTTCGAGAAGACTGTCCTTCGCTATGCTGGCAGCACCGAGTCCATCGAGCGTGCCACCGCTGTCGGTGTTCTCGCCGAGTGCATTAGCGGCATGGGAGGTGCTGCCACCCAGTTCaccccctccttcctgaAGCTCCTTGTCCACCGTCTGAGCGACGAGGACCCTCAGACCAAGTCCAACGCTGCCTACGCTGTCGGTCGTCTTGTCGAGAACTCTGACTCGAACGAGCTTATTAAGGAGTTCCCTACTATCCTCAGCCGTCTTGAGCAGTTGCTGCACCAGGACGTCTCTCGTCTCCAGGACAACGCCACTGGCTGTCTTAGCCGCATGATCCTGAAGCACCGCGAGGCCGTTCCCATCAAGGACGTTCTTCCCGTTCTGGTTGGCATTCTCCCTCTCAAGAACGACTACGAGGAGAACGACCCTCTGTACCACATGATTTGCCAGCTGTACAAGTGGGAGGACGCCACCGTCCGCGAGCTCACTCCCCAGttcctccccatcttccAGTCAGTTCTCCTCGGTGATGCCGACCAGCTTGAGGACGAGCGCCGGACCGAGCTCACCGAGCTTGTCAAGTGGCTGAACCAAATGCAGCCCGGTGCTGCCCCTTGGGCTGAGCAACTGTAA
- the ncr1 gene encoding sphingolipid transporter NCR1 (COG:I;~EggNog:ENOG410PFV1;~InterPro:IPR004765,IPR000731,IPR032190,IPR003392;~PFAM:PF16414,PF12349,PF02460;~TransMembrane:13 (n6-13c21/22o266-290i352-372o599-624i636-660o666-688i718-737o743-768i825-844o1066-1092i1099-1122o1128-1150i1171-1200o1212-1235i);~go_component: GO:0016021 - integral component of membrane [Evidence IEA];~go_function: GO:0005319 - lipid transporter activity [Evidence IEA]), whose protein sequence is MRGLRFIPIAAALGFPSQSLAQGETKIHEEGRCAIRGHCGKQSFFGGELPCPDNGLAEEPEAAVRKKLVDLCGTKWEEGPVCCKEEQIDTLSSNLKLADGIISSCPACKDNFFHIFCTFTCSPDQSLFINVTETEAGNSGKDLVTEVDNLWSEEYQSGFYDSCKNVKNGASGGKAIDFIGGGAKDYHQFLKFLGDKKFLGSPFQINYRTEPADDSQGMEALPIHPKACNDADPEYRCSCVDCPDVCPELPEIKTEKQCHVGLIPCMSFSVILIYSIFLLAIAGFSSYFTWKEHRYRKPERVRLLQDPNPSDDEDEGDIVQGAGHLEYPRGFYKLNSMLDTVFSRIGSVCARFPALTIISSVVVVVLLSLGWLRFSVETDPVRLWVSPTSAAAKEKDFFDKNFGPFYRAEQAFLVNDNSSNAGGRVLDYDTLSWWFGVESRVSRVISLDRGLSLDDVCFKPTGDACVIQSVTGYFGGSLSNLKPDTWEERLTHCTDSPGDVDCLPSFSQPLRPEMILGGYESTGNVLDSQALIATWVVNNHAQGSEGEAKAMDWEDSFQRILTVVQEEATTRGLRVSFTTEASVEQELNKSSNTDAKIVVISYIIMFIYASLALGSVTMTWRSLLNNPSNALVQSKFTLGVVGIIIVLMSVSASVGVFSAAGVKVTLIIAEVIPFLVLAVGVDNIFLIVHEFERLNVSHPDEEIDERISRALGRIGPSIFLSALTETVAFALGVFVGMPAVRNFAIYAAGAVFINAILQVTMFISVLALNQKRVESLRADCIPCLTVRKAHSGMPEERAFEDQDGESALQKLIRKIYAPYLLNRRVKVVVVIVFLGVLTAGLALIPEVALGLDQRIALPSDSYLIDYFNDLSEYFGTGPPVYFVTRNVNVTQREHQQQLCGRFTTCEEYSLPFVLEQESKRSNVSYISGSTASWIDDFFYWLNPQQDCCYEDDKLCFEDRTPAWNISLSGMPEGQEFIHYLEKWIDSPTDASCPLGGKAPYSSALVIDPKRVTTNASHFRTAHTALRTQDDFIKSYISARRIAEGISEEHGIDVFPYSKSYIFFDQYVSIVQVAGTLLGSAVAIIFAITSILLGSVATGAVVTATVVMIVVDIIGSMAIAGVSLNAVSLVNLVICVGIGVEFCAHIARAFMFPSRSIMDTVPTRFRGKDARAWTALVNVGGSVFSGITVTKLLGVCVLAFTRSKIFEIYYFRVWLALIIFAATHALIFLPVALSYFGGEGYADLEASGGLEENLASRGYRSLLVDDDYESDEY, encoded by the exons ATGCGGGGACTCCgcttcatccccatcgccgcGGCCTTGGGCTTCCCCTCACAGTCGCTCGCCCAGGGAGAAACGAAGATTCATGAAGAGGGACGATGCGCCATCCGCGGTCACTGCGGGAAACAGTCATTTTTCGGCGGAGAGCTACCTTGTCCTGATAATGGGCTTGCGGAGGAACCGGAAGCAGCGGTCAGAAAGAAGTTGGTCGACCTGTGCGGTACGAAATGGGAGGAAGGGCCGGTCTGCTGTAAAGAAGAACAG ATCGATACGCTCTCGAGTAACCTCAAACTCGCCGATGGAATTATCTCCTCCTGCCCTGCTTGCAAGGATAACTTTTTCCACATATTCTGCACCTTTACTTGCTCGCCCGACCAGTCCCTCTTTATAAACGTCACGGAAACCGAAGCCGGCAACTCCGGGAAGGATCTTGTCACCGAAGTCGATAATTTGTGGTCGGAAGAGTACCAGAGCGGGTTTTATGACAGCTGCAAGAACGTCAAGAATGGCGCTTCGGGCGGAAAGGCGATTGATTTCATTGGAGGCGGCGCGAAGGACTATCACCAGTTCTTAAAATTCTTAGGCGACAAGAAGTTCTTGGGAAGCCCGTTCCAGATCAATTATCGCACCGAACCTGCAGACGACTCGCAGGGTATGGAGGCTCTGCCAATTCACCCAAAGGCATGCAACGATGCGGACCCAGAATACCGCTGCTCTTGCGTCGATTGCCCAGACGTGTGTCCCGAGCTTCCCGAAATCAAGACTGAAAAGCAATGTCATGTCGGCCTTATACCCTGCATGTCGTTCTCGGTCATTCTTATCtattccatcttccttcttgcTATTGCTGGATTTTCGAGCTATTTTACATGGAAAGAACACCGATATCGAAAGCCTGAAAGAGTACGACTGCTACAGGATCCAAACCCgagtgacgacgaagatgagggtgATATTGTCCAAGGCGCCGGCCACCTGGAGTATCCCCGTGGGTTCTACAAACTGAACTCAATGCTTGATACCGTTTTTAGCCGCATCGGCTCTGTTTGTGCTCGCTTTCCTGCATTGACGATAATATCGAGTGTTGTCGTGGTTGTGCTCTTGAGTTTGGGCTGGCTGCGTTTCTCCGTGGAAACGGACCCTGTTCGACTTTGGGTGAGCCCtacctctgctgctgccaaagAGAAAGACTTCTTCGATAAGAACTTCGGGCCATTCTATCGTGCAGAGCAAGCATTCCTTGTCAATGATAACTCCTCTAACGCTGGCGGGCGGGTCCTTGATTACGACACATTAAGCTGGTGGTTTGGCGTTGAGTCTCGTGTCAGCCGTGTGATCTCTTTGGATCGTGGGTTGTCCCTGGATGACGTGTGTTTTAAGCCTACTGGTGATGCGTGTGTCATTCAATCGGTAACCGGTTATTTCGGTGGCTCCCTGTCCAATCTCAAACCAGACACCTGGGAGGAACGTCTGACGCATTGCACTGATTCACCGGGCGATGTAGACTGTCTTCCTAGCTTTTCACAGCCTCTGAGACCAGAAATGATTCTGGGTGGTTATGAAAGTACCGGAAACGTCCTTGACTCTCAGGCACTTATAGCGACATGGGTTGTTAACAATCATGCGCAAGGATCTGAGGGGGAGGCGAAGGCTATGGACTGGGAAGACAGTTTCCAACGTATATTAACAGTTGTCCAAGAAGAGGCCACAACCCGTGGACTCCGTGTCTCATTTACTACGGAAGCAAGCGTTGAGCAGGAGCTGAACAAGTCAAGCAATACCGATGCCAAGATTGTTGTTATCAGCTACATCATTATGTTCATTTACGCGTCGTTGGCTCTCGGCTCCGTGACTATGACATGGAGGTcccttctcaacaacccgTCCAATGCCCTGGTGCAGTCCAAGTTCACCCTTGGCGTTGTAGGCATTATCATTGTTTTGATGTCGGTGTCTGCATCAGTTGGGGTATTCTCCGCTGCTGGTGTCAAAGTAACATTAATCATCGCGGAGGTGATTCCTTTCCTCGTTTTGGCCGTGGGTGTCGAcaacatcttcctcatcgtccacGAATTTGAGCGCCTGAATGTCAGTCACCCCGATGAAGAGATTGACGAGCGCATTTCTCGCGCCCTTGGTCGCATTGGGCCCAGTATCTTCCTTTCCGCCCTGACAGAAACTGTTGCGTTTGCCCTAGGTGTCTTTGTTGGAATGCCCGCTGTCCGAAACTTTGCCATTTATGCGGCAGGTGCTGTCTTCATCAATGCTATCCTGCAGGTCACAATGTTTATTTCCGTGCTTGCTTTGAACCAGAAACGCGTTGAAAGCCTCCGTGCAGACTGCATTCCCTGTTTGACTGTGCGCAAAGCGCACTCAGGGATGCCGGAAGAGCGGGCTTTTGAAGACCAGGACGGAGAAAGTGCCCTCCAGAAATTGATTCGCAAAATATATGCGCCTTACCTGCTCAACCGCAGGGTTAAAGTCGTAGTGGTCATTGTATTCCTTGGGGTTTTGACCGCAGGTCTGGCTTTGATTCCTGAAGTGGCCTTGGGTTTGGATCAACGGATTGCACTGCCGAGTGACTCTTATCTCATTGACTACTTCAATGACCTTAGCGAGTATTTCGGTACCGGTCCGCCTGTCTATTTCGTGACACGAAACGTGAATGTGACCCAGAGAGaacaccaacagcagctTTGCGGGCGTTTCACGACATGCGAAGAATACTCACTACCATTCGTACTGGAGCAAGAGTCGAAGCGATCGAACGTGTCGTATATTTCTGGCTCAACCGCCAGTTGGATTGACGATTTCTTCTATTGGCTTAACCCACAACAAGACTGTTGTTACGAAGATGACAAGTTGTGTTTCGAGGATAGGACACCAGCGTGGAATATCAGTTTGTCTGGTATGCCAGAAGGGCAGGAGTTCATCCACTACCTTGAGAAATGGATCGACTCACCCACAGATGCTTCATGTCCTCTCGGTGGGAAAGCACCATACAGCAGTGCGCTTGTTATTGACCCGAAGCGGGTCACGACAAATGCAAGCCACTTCAGAACCGCCCACACCGCGCTCCGGACTCAGGACGATTTCATCAAATCGTATATCTCTGCTCGCCGCATTGCTGAGGGGATCTCTGAAGAGCATGGTATCGATGTGTTCCCTTACTCGAAGTCGTACATCTTCTTTGACCAATATGTATCCATCGTGCAGGTGGCTGGAACTCTGCTCGGATCTGCCGTGGCAATAATTTTCGCCATTACCTCAATCCTTCTCGGCTCCGTTGCCACAGGTGCGGTGGTTACAGCGACCGTTGTTATGATTGTGGTTGATATCATTGGTTCTATGGCCATAGCTGGCGTCTCGCTCAACGCCGTCTCTCTCGTCAACCTGGTCATTTGTGTAGGCATCGGTGTTGAATTCTGCGCCCATATTGCCCGGGCCTTCATGTTCCCCTCCAGGAGCATCATGGACACCGTACCCACGAGATTCCGCGGCAAGGACGCCCGTGCTTGGACTGCGTTGGTCAATGTTGGTGGCAGCGTGTTCAGCGGCATTACCGTGACCAAACTTCTTGGAGTTTGCGTTCTCGCCTTCACCAGGAGCAAGATCTTCGAGATCTACTATTTCAGGGTGTGGTTAGCGCTGATCATTTTTGCGGCAACCCATGCGCTCATTTTCTTGCCCGTGGCGCTCAGCTATTTTGGGGGTGAGG GCTATGCTGACCTCGAAGCCAGCGGGGGACTGGAGGAAAACCTTGCATCTAGAGGCTACCGCTCCCTGTTGGTTGACGATGATTATGAGTCCGACGAATACTAG
- a CDS encoding uncharacterized protein (COG:S;~EggNog:ENOG410PY96;~InterPro:IPR023213,IPR003480;~PFAM:PF02458;~go_function: GO:0016747 - transferase activity, transferring acyl groups other than amino-acyl groups [Evidence IEA]) — translation MGSIAEPIGLTPLDHITAKVYLPYMLYFNVDDPSTAVKTLHNGINKLVTEIPWLAGDVVCRSEPQTRGFIYPPTTPHDVPMLTVKHFDRDEDFCTHPKNEYFAVPVFIPASQQRPVLRFQANVFPSKIALVMSFMHMAFDGSGAGVVLQALSECCQAAAAENPESIRMPITEEIVKTAIDHRREVSDWPSKCETRLDHSVELGPPAFDSNFSIEQWGAMESVLSSAADTYRVTFSPDKIAHLKALCAKRLPQLKQPFDPSYLFSSNDIITAALGISIDRVMHPKQAGENKPTSIFMVADLRRRINPPLPETYLGNMIYPIWRPIHCRKDSEETSPAEESDLLHLTQLALELRTGVTSSINETLGYSASAAVAESGDWYQMEGKPADVVMTSWRHLKVFALDFGPGLGHIEDFESGFSLIPGACIMHPQRTRELQPVEPVPWEASITLRPGDYEAFVKDPLLSQILADS, via the coding sequence ATGGGATCAATTGCTGAACCCATCGGCCTCACGCCGCTCGACCACATCACTGCGAAGGTCTACCTCCCCTACATGCTATACTTTAACGTCGATGACCCGAGTACTGCTGTCAAAACTTTGCACAACGGAATAAACAAGCTCGTCACAGAGATTCCCTGGCTTGCTGGAGATGTCGTTTGCCGCAGTGAGCCTCAGACTCGGGGCTTCATTTACCCCCCTACTACACCTCATGATGTCCCGATGTTGACAGTGAAGCATTTCGATCGCGATGAGGATTTCTGTACACACCCAAAGAATGAGTATTTCGCCGTGCCGGTGTTTATCCCCGCCTCGCAGCAACGCCCTGTCCTGCGCTTCCAGGCCAATGTCTTTCCTTCGAAAATCGCCCTAGTGATGTCTTTCATGCATATGGCTTTTGACGGTTCTGGCGCAGGAGTCGTCCTCCAAGCGCTGAGCGAGTGTTGCCAGGCAGCAGCCGCAGAAAACCCGGAGTCGATTAGGATGCCCATCACCGAGGAGATTGTGAAGACTGCTATCGACCATCGGAGAGAGGTCTCGGACTGGCCTTCCAAGTGTGAGACGCGCCTCGACCATTCAGTAGAGCTGGGCCCTCCAGCTTTCGACTCGAACTTTTCCATCGAGCAATGGGGGGCTATGGAATCCGTTTTATCCTCAGCAGCCGATACCTACCGTGTCACGTTCAGCCCAGACAAGATAGCCCACCTGAAGGCTCTATGCGCAAAGCGGCTTCCTCAGCTCAAACAGCCGTTTGACCCGTCGTACCTTTTCTCCTCTAACGACATCATCACCGCGGCATTGGGAATCTCCATTGACAGAGTCATGCATCCCAAACAAGCCGGGGAAAACAAGCCAACGAGCATATTCATGGTCGCAGATCTCCGTCGCCGAATAAACCCTCCACTACCAGAAACCTACCTAGGCAATATGATCTACCCCATCTGGAGGCCCATTCACTGTAGGAAGGATAGCGAGGAAACAAGCCCGGCCGAGGAGTccgacctcctccaccttACACAGCTTGCGCTGGAGCTCCGCACCGGGGTCACATCATCCATCAACGAGACTCTCGGCTACAGCGCCTCTGCTGCCGTCGCTGAAAGCGGAGACTGGTATCAAATGGAGGGCAAGCCAGCGGACGTTGTCATGACCAGCTGGCGCCATCTTAAGGTCTTTGCCCTAGATTTCGGGCCAGGTCTCGGTCACATCGAGGATTTTGAGTCTGGATTTTCGCTCATTCCCGGTGCTTGTATTATGCATCCCCAGCGAACAAGGGAGCTGCAGCCCGTGGAGCCGGTGCCGTGGGAGGCCTCGATTACGTTGAGGCCTGGGGATTATGAGGCATTTGTTAAGGACCCGTTGTTGAGCCAAATCCTTGCGGATTCGTGA